GTCTGACCGATACCCACGGTGGAGTCCGGGACGGGCGAGAGCGATACGGCGGTCTGCGCGGCCGGCGTGGAGGTCTGGAACTCGGAGGTGGTCGTGGTGCCGTCCTTAGCCGTGGCCGTGACGGTGTACGTGCGGTTGAAACCGAGCGGCTCGGCGGTGGTCCAGGTGCCGTCGGAATCGATCTCGGACTCGACCTCGCGCCCCTCCTCGTTGACCATGCTCACCGTGTCCAGTCCGTCCCCGGGAGCGGTCACCGTGACGGGCTCACCCGGGCTGACGTCGGTGGCACCGTCCGCGACGGACACCTCGGGGGTGTCGGGCTTATCGACGTCCGCCTGCGCCGCGTTCGTCTGCTCCCCCGATCCGCCCGTTGCGTCCCCGATGGTGCAGGCCGAGGCGGTCGCGGTCAGCGCGAGCAGCGCCAACCCGGCAACACACTTCTTGACCCCGATTGTCAGACCCGATTTCGACAACGCCGATTCCCTCCAGAAAACCCCCGGTAGCCCGCTTCAAACGGTGGCCGAGGTGTGACACTTGAAAGGCCAACCATAACCCCGCCGGGCACAAATAGTGACCCTCACACCGGCTCCGTCACCAAATCGTTGTACGGAGGGGCCCCCGCGGGGTGTGCGCGGGTGCGAAAAAGGGTTATGCGCTGGCGATTTTCCATATCGCCACCGGATCAGTAACATACATTCTCGTTGCAAGCGAGAGTTTGCAACACCGGCCGAGAAGTTTTCGGCCGAGCGCCATTAGCTCAATTGGTAGAGCAACTGACTCTTAATCAGTGGGTTCGGGGTTCGATTCCCTGATGGCGCACAGCTCACCCCCGACAGGCTCCGGCCTGGCGGGGGTTTTGCCTGTCCCGGCAGGCGTTCTATTTACTTCTTCAGCGGGATCTGCTCGCCGTCGTCCATGAGGCGGTGCTTGAGCTCCGAGTCGGGGTCGATGACGGCGATGTCGTGGCCTTCGTCGCGAAGCCTGCGCATGGCCTCCTTGATCATTCGTCGGCCCATCTTGTTGGACTCGATCAAGTTGGACACGTCGAGCACGACGCGCCCGTCCTCGAAGTCGTACTCGCTGAGCACCCGGAGGATGGATTCCGCGCCGGTGAAGTTCACCAGGCCCTGGACCTTGACGATTGTCTCTTCCCCGTTGTGGGTGATGCTACGCACGGCCTGGGACCCGGCGCGGTTCTCCGTGGACATGAGGTGCATGCCCATGTCCTTCGACAGTGCCTCGAAGATTTTCACGCCGCGGGCGGAGTTGCCGTTGACGTCGATGCGCGGGGACAGCGTGGCGGCGCCGAGCTGGCCCGGGAGCATGCCGATGACCGCACCGGACACTCCCGACTTGGCGGGGATGCCCACCCGCGCCATCCAGCGTCCGGCCGCGTCGTACATTCCGCAGGACGCCATGACGGCGAGGGACTGGTGGCAGACTTCTTCGTCGAGAAGCCTCTCCCCCGTCACGGGCTGCACGCCGCCGTTGGCGAGCGTCGCGGCCATGACGGCCAGGTCCTTGATGGTGACCTTGATGGAGCACTGGCGGGTGTAACTGAGCACGGCGTCGTGCGCCTCGTCGGCGATGACATCGAAGCTGCGCAGCATGTGCGCGAGGGAGAGGTTGCGGTCCGCGCCGGCCATCTCGCCCTCGACGGCGACCTCGTCGACCTCGAGCTCCCGGCCCGCGAGCCGGGAGAAGAACTCGCGGATGACCTCGACCCGGTCCTCCACGGTGGAGCCGGTGCCGTTGATGATCTGGTTCACCGTGATCGCGCCGGCGTTGATCATGGGGTTGTCCGGGCGGTTGCCCTCCTCCTCCAGGCTCATGGCGTTGAAGGCCTCACCGGAGGGCTCCATGCCCACGACCTCACTCACCGCGTCCAGGCCGAGGGTCTGCAGCGCGAGCGCGTAGGCGAAGGGTTTGGACACCGACTGGATGGTGAACTCCACGTCGTCGTCACCCGCGGAGTGCAGGTTGCCGTCCATCGTGCACAGCGTGACGCCGAGCCAGTCGGGGTTGGCCTCCGCGAGGATGGGGATATAGGTGGGCAGCTCTCCTTCGTTGTTGTCGCGCACCCCGTCGAGGAGGTCGGCGAGGTAGTCGGGAATGAGCTGGTCCATCGTTCACGTCCGTTTCTTGTTGCTTGAAGATCATCGTTTCGGCCTCCCAGCACACTACTTGCCCGCCTGGCTACCATGGCCACCATGACTGAACCCCGGTCGACTCCCCGAGCGGTGACCATCTACGACGTCGCCGAAAAGGCCGGTGTCTCTGCATCGACGGTGTCCCGGGCATTCTCCCGGCCGGAGCGCGTGTCCTTCGACACAGCGGAGAAAATCCGCTCCGCCGCCGACGCGCTCGGTTACGGCGCGAAGCTGGCCACGCGCTCCGGGGACGTGCATTCGCCGCGGCCCACCACGGGCACGCTGGGACTCGTCGTGGCCGACGCGATGAACCCCTTCTTCCAGGAGATCCGCCGGGGAGCCGACCATGCGGCGAGCATCGAGAACGTCGTGGTGCTCACCGCGGACATCCGGGAGTCCGCGCGCCGCGCCACCCTCGCGGTGGCCCGGATGACACCGCTTGTCGACGCCCTGCTGCTCGCGTCGTCCCGGCTCTCCAACGGTGAGATCCAGAAAATCGCCCGGGGCCTACCCACCGTGGTGATCAACCGCCCCGTCCCCGGTGTCCCCAGCGTCGTGGCCGACAGCTACACCGGCACCATCCGCGCCGCGACGCACCTGCACGAGCAGGGCGCGAGGACGATCACCTACCTCGCCGGGCCGGAGGACTCCTGGACCGACAGCATGCGCTGGCGTGCGCTACTCGACGTCACGGGCCACGCCCCCGCCGGCGGGGAGCCGCTCACCAGATTCTCGGCGACGGAGACACCACCCCGGTTGAGCAGTCTGGAGGTGGACCGGA
This sequence is a window from Corynebacterium doosanense CAU 212 = DSM 45436. Protein-coding genes within it:
- a CDS encoding glutaminase yields the protein MDQLIPDYLADLLDGVRDNNEGELPTYIPILAEANPDWLGVTLCTMDGNLHSAGDDDVEFTIQSVSKPFAYALALQTLGLDAVSEVVGMEPSGEAFNAMSLEEEGNRPDNPMINAGAITVNQIINGTGSTVEDRVEVIREFFSRLAGRELEVDEVAVEGEMAGADRNLSLAHMLRSFDVIADEAHDAVLSYTRQCSIKVTIKDLAVMAATLANGGVQPVTGERLLDEEVCHQSLAVMASCGMYDAAGRWMARVGIPAKSGVSGAVIGMLPGQLGAATLSPRIDVNGNSARGVKIFEALSKDMGMHLMSTENRAGSQAVRSITHNGEETIVKVQGLVNFTGAESILRVLSEYDFEDGRVVLDVSNLIESNKMGRRMIKEAMRRLRDEGHDIAVIDPDSELKHRLMDDGEQIPLKK
- a CDS encoding LacI family DNA-binding transcriptional regulator, translating into MTEPRSTPRAVTIYDVAEKAGVSASTVSRAFSRPERVSFDTAEKIRSAADALGYGAKLATRSGDVHSPRPTTGTLGLVVADAMNPFFQEIRRGADHAASIENVVVLTADIRESARRATLAVARMTPLVDALLLASSRLSNGEIQKIARGLPTVVINRPVPGVPSVVADSYTGTIRAATHLHEQGARTITYLAGPEDSWTDSMRWRALLDVTGHAPAGGEPLTRFSATETPPRLSSLEVDRIRLDEPSIRGGARAFSLWSRQRSDAVLCFNDLVAIGFMAEAARQGVDVPGDVLVVGYDNTQITTLVSPTLTTVAGPLRSVGRVAAANALALARGLKTPMTRPRVLPTRLIVRESSTRLLPG